The proteins below are encoded in one region of Argonema galeatum A003/A1:
- a CDS encoding papain fold toxin domain-containing protein: MPSSPQLSDEEIYQQVANIVGQFKLLECNECAEAIKEWLKANGINGIHLKIKLIGRGSFIVSQRLDEGRTNITQNGTHYGIEVRNKVFDNLSTTGQTREEWIKDFDCPSSQFSIEEVEKF; this comes from the coding sequence ATGCCCAGTTCCCCACAACTGTCAGACGAGGAAATCTATCAACAAGTAGCCAATATCGTGGGACAGTTTAAACTCTTAGAATGTAATGAGTGTGCAGAAGCTATCAAAGAATGGTTAAAAGCCAATGGAATTAACGGTATCCATCTGAAAATAAAACTTATAGGACGAGGGAGCTTTATTGTCAGTCAACGCTTGGACGAAGGTAGAACAAACATTACACAGAATGGCACGCACTACGGCATTGAAGTTCGGAACAAAGTGTTTGATAATCTATCAACAACAGGACAGACCAGAGAAGAGTGGATAAAAGACTTTGACTGTCCGAGCAGTCAGTTTAGTATCGAAGAAGTAGAAAAATTTTAA
- a CDS encoding Uma2 family endonuclease, with product MITSTVVPQITEIFSLEDWMRNPPEGTEWVDGKLVEKHPMEWMDEKVVEKSGMTLKHSRIQSRLARSWGNYKDSSGQGGEVYTEVPCRTNKQGRYPDVAYLTPELLAQFGESAVLPQSFPLIAEIVSPTDFAEEVIAKAQEYLQSGCQEVWLVFPDSRWIIAITQNQRLVFISGEVVSTQVVLQGFSVAVDELLA from the coding sequence ATGATAACTTCTACAGTTGTACCCCAAATAACAGAGATCTTTTCACTAGAAGACTGGATGCGAAATCCCCCTGAAGGTACAGAATGGGTGGATGGGAAATTGGTTGAAAAACATCCGATGGAATGGATGGATGAAAAAGTGGTGGAGAAAAGTGGTATGACACTCAAGCATAGCCGGATTCAGTCTAGACTAGCTCGTTCCTGGGGAAATTACAAAGACTCCAGCGGACAAGGGGGAGAAGTTTATACAGAGGTTCCCTGTCGCACTAATAAGCAGGGTCGTTATCCTGATGTTGCTTATCTGACCCCAGAATTACTCGCTCAATTTGGCGAATCTGCTGTGCTTCCCCAGAGTTTCCCACTAATCGCTGAGATAGTTTCACCTACAGATTTTGCCGAAGAGGTAATTGCTAAAGCTCAAGAGTATTTACAATCTGGTTGCCAAGAAGTTTGGCTGGTATTTCCTGACAGTCGTTGGATTATTGCGATTACCCAAAATCAGCGACTTGTATTTATTTCTGGTGAGGTAGTTAGCACTCAGGTTGTTCTACAAGGTTTCAGTGTGGCGGTAGATGAGTTATTGGCTTGA
- a CDS encoding nitrate ABC transporter ATP-binding protein (This model describes the ATP binding subunits of ATP-binding cassette (ABC) transporters for nitrate transport, or for bicarbonate transport, in bacteria and archaea.), with the protein MTYTEKAKKKTTRSKSREAFLTIEGVSKVYPTAQGPYTVLKDVNLTVNEGEFICVIGHSGCGKSTLLNMVSGFATPTDGEVRLEGQRIGEPGPDRMVVFQNYALLPWLTAFENVYLAIDSVYPDKPEPEKRAITREHLAMVGLTEAADKKPTQISGGMKQRVSIARALAIRPKVLVLDEPFGALDAITKEELQEELLKIWTDHRCTVLMITHDIDEALFLADKLVMMTNGPAANIGEVMQIPFPRPRDRSQIMEDPEYYNLRNYALDYLFRRFAHDADEE; encoded by the coding sequence ATGACTTACACTGAAAAAGCGAAAAAGAAAACTACCCGATCGAAATCTCGCGAAGCATTTTTGACAATCGAGGGCGTATCGAAAGTTTATCCCACAGCACAGGGGCCATACACCGTATTAAAAGATGTCAACCTGACGGTGAATGAAGGCGAATTTATCTGCGTGATCGGTCACTCTGGATGCGGGAAATCAACTTTGCTGAACATGGTTTCTGGTTTTGCTACGCCTACTGACGGAGAAGTGCGCCTGGAAGGGCAACGCATCGGGGAACCAGGACCAGATAGAATGGTGGTATTTCAAAACTACGCTTTGTTGCCTTGGTTAACCGCGTTTGAAAATGTTTATTTGGCAATTGATTCGGTTTATCCCGACAAACCGGAACCGGAAAAAAGAGCGATTACTCGCGAACATTTGGCAATGGTAGGATTGACGGAAGCAGCAGATAAAAAACCCACTCAAATTTCCGGCGGTATGAAACAGCGGGTTTCGATCGCCCGCGCTTTGGCAATTCGTCCGAAAGTGTTAGTTTTGGACGAACCTTTTGGCGCTTTGGATGCAATTACGAAGGAAGAATTGCAGGAAGAATTGCTGAAAATTTGGACGGATCACCGCTGCACTGTGTTGATGATTACTCACGATATCGATGAAGCTTTGTTTTTGGCAGATAAGTTGGTGATGATGACCAATGGCCCTGCTGCTAATATTGGGGAAGTCATGCAAATTCCGTTTCCACGTCCGCGCGATCGATCGCAAATTATGGAAGATCCAGAATACTATAATTTGCGGAACTACGCCTTAGATTACCTATTCCGTCGATTTGCTCACGATGCGGATGAGGAGTAA
- a CDS encoding RNA polymerase sigma factor SigF — protein MTATQYDISSYGMEMMVSYHQNPSVALRNQLVRLHAGLVRKVAHRISHQCAEPYEDLEQIGYFGLIRAIERFDPTQGCAFSSFAIPYIRGEMLHFLRDKSSIVKVPRRWQELYNEGEKVRKELTATLGRSPKDSEIAQVLKVSVQEWRESQLAAQNRQPLSLDATVSHQVDSPVSLAETLPDSRYQAFQNLEEERQQLQGAMNQLEEKTRAAIECVFLRELPRKEAAKRIGVSPMTVTRHLQKGIDQLVCLLQPQTAGLAS, from the coding sequence ATGACAGCAACTCAGTATGATATTAGCTCTTATGGGATGGAAATGATGGTTTCCTATCACCAAAATCCTTCAGTTGCGCTGCGGAATCAACTGGTACGGTTGCACGCTGGATTGGTTCGCAAAGTAGCCCATCGAATCAGCCATCAGTGTGCTGAACCCTATGAAGATTTAGAACAAATTGGTTATTTCGGTTTGATTCGGGCGATCGAACGATTCGACCCTACTCAAGGATGTGCCTTTAGTTCTTTTGCGATTCCTTACATTCGGGGCGAGATGCTGCATTTTCTGCGCGATAAGAGCAGTATAGTCAAGGTTCCCCGCAGATGGCAAGAACTCTACAATGAAGGGGAAAAGGTGCGAAAAGAACTGACAGCAACCTTGGGCCGATCGCCTAAAGATTCCGAAATTGCCCAAGTACTTAAAGTATCTGTGCAAGAGTGGCGGGAGAGCCAATTGGCTGCCCAAAACCGCCAGCCTCTAAGTTTGGATGCTACTGTTTCCCACCAAGTAGATAGTCCGGTGAGTTTGGCAGAGACATTACCTGACTCTCGCTATCAAGCCTTCCAAAATTTAGAGGAAGAGCGGCAACAATTGCAAGGTGCTATGAACCAGTTAGAAGAAAAAACTAGAGCAGCTATTGAGTGCGTATTTCTACGCGAACTACCCCGTAAGGAAGCGGCTAAGCGAATTGGTGTCAGTCCGATGACGGTAACGCGACACCTGCAAAAAGGGATCGACCAATTAGTTTGTCTTCTGCAACCTCAGACTGCTGGTTTAGCAAGCTGA
- a CDS encoding Bax inhibitor-1 family protein, which produces MSHTSNFREAFREAKGNALVGPNVIANALPFVGGGLVLTAVGTYGGLGVIRNYPSIFFPTFIGAVIVELILFFVAQGVVAQGNNKVALPLLATYSLLSGYTLSGLVFLALRSQGVGIQGVGIAALGCGIAFIAGRQIGSNLSEEDGMALSKTISIGILALCVVVFGQFLLAMFGVYTPTFLEIGISGIGVLLFAGAAVVDFFILPRTYRDDEYLPAALSMYLTYINLFIFILRLLIAINSRD; this is translated from the coding sequence ATGAGTCATACCAGCAACTTCCGTGAAGCGTTTCGAGAGGCCAAAGGCAACGCGCTTGTTGGCCCCAACGTAATTGCCAACGCCCTCCCCTTTGTAGGCGGCGGGCTGGTTTTAACAGCAGTTGGCACCTATGGCGGTCTGGGAGTTATCCGTAACTATCCAAGCATATTCTTCCCAACCTTCATCGGTGCGGTCATCGTCGAGTTGATTCTTTTCTTTGTGGCCCAAGGGGTTGTCGCACAAGGTAACAATAAAGTTGCCCTGCCCCTGCTGGCTACGTACAGCCTGCTGTCTGGCTACACCCTCAGCGGGCTGGTGTTTCTTGCCCTGAGAAGTCAGGGCGTTGGCATTCAAGGAGTTGGTATTGCCGCCCTTGGTTGTGGCATTGCCTTTATTGCCGGTCGTCAAATAGGCTCCAACCTATCTGAGGAAGACGGCATGGCTTTGAGTAAAACAATAAGTATAGGGATTCTTGCCCTATGCGTTGTTGTTTTTGGTCAATTCCTGCTGGCAATGTTTGGCGTCTACACCCCAACCTTTTTAGAAATTGGCATTTCAGGGATTGGCGTCCTTCTATTTGCTGGTGCTGCGGTGGTAGATTTCTTCATTCTGCCGCGCACCTACCGCGATGATGAGTACTTGCCAGCTGCGCTGTCGATGTACTTAACTTACATCAACTTGTTTATCTTCATTTTGCGGTTGCTGATTGCGATCAATAGTCGCGACTAG
- a CDS encoding DUF1345 domain-containing protein → MFKTLDAKPRLLISIGISALVSGLLPSSLHLPTRILCAWNSGVVCLLALAWWMMLSATPQKMRRNAQRQDESRLAILTLVIAAACTSVLAIVFVLNDKKGISTLLLTLHLTLSVMTIVGSWLLVHTMFALHYAHCYYRDDRDTASEGNAGGLDFPSDNEPDYWDFLYFSFVIGMTGQVSDVATTSRSMRRLALLHGVLSFFFNTAILAMSINIIAGLL, encoded by the coding sequence TTGTTCAAAACGCTAGATGCTAAACCCCGACTGCTGATTTCGATCGGCATATCTGCTTTAGTCTCAGGACTACTCCCATCCTCGCTGCACTTGCCAACTCGGATTCTCTGTGCTTGGAACTCAGGCGTTGTCTGTTTATTAGCCTTAGCTTGGTGGATGATGCTTAGCGCCACGCCACAAAAGATGCGTCGTAATGCTCAACGTCAAGACGAAAGTCGCTTGGCTATTTTAACCTTGGTTATCGCTGCCGCTTGTACTAGCGTGCTAGCTATTGTGTTCGTGCTTAATGATAAAAAAGGGATCTCGACTCTTCTGCTGACCCTACACTTAACGCTTTCGGTGATGACGATCGTAGGTTCGTGGTTGTTGGTGCATACGATGTTCGCGCTACACTATGCACACTGCTACTACCGCGACGATCGGGACACCGCCAGTGAAGGCAATGCTGGAGGTCTAGATTTTCCCAGCGATAACGAGCCAGATTATTGGGATTTTTTATATTTTTCTTTTGTGATTGGCATGACTGGCCAGGTTTCAGATGTTGCTACCACATCGCGATCGATGAGGCGTTTGGCGCTACTACATGGGGTGCTATCTTTCTTTTTTAATACGGCTATTTTGGCAATGAGCATCAATATTATTGCCGGGTTGCTTTGA